The Doryrhamphus excisus isolate RoL2022-K1 chromosome 1, RoL_Dexc_1.0, whole genome shotgun sequence genome includes a window with the following:
- the pex6 gene encoding peroxisomal ATPase PEX6 isoform X2, producing MAAQVELFCLESFPSRFSPLDLLVSKSQLGLLFHNDNNPSTVVFTPRRPFGARNSAILLRVQSLSEKEAVSFGGSGVPRGRVRLFASGLFLRLHGLQASGTRGTVRHVLPVSLDSVVLGTRSGHSLDRDNASRLNADLLELCRPGRCLLARQGEPLVGEEPGQMSDLVVLSCSPVKQGRITADTTVVLADCNDWSDVPHLAPPPKTLQLCASDFAHVAASLGSRWSLLEKHLSSGSRGVWPEQEWRLDVTVMDTQRCLEDGFHGDVDGCLFVNRYLLIKLGLFDGEWVKLWLAGRPDRWRAAVVTSLDAAAGGTPIHHGGAVISETFWFNLTAGDETNVSCCSLKLKRWRRPQDGVGRSDTRSARPPFASELHVQPVASPFSRQPYCYDDVLSAHFSSSSRLVSPGDILVVPTRNHPDLLENQNSDSYLFSPVLFFKVQKVCPSTETDEEVGGAFLANRLHTSLFMGSPVNSMVPCGAVGLWSGPRPAGLDQTVDTIARILLPHRHSRTLPACTLLLHGPAGCGKATAVSAASCRLHLHLLKVDCVTVCGDTPAATEVKLMSLFQRANAVQPCVLLLRNLQLLLRPRGGTDEVSRVQAALVQMLKSAPGRVALVATVCKPQELSAGVMAAFVHQVAIESPTEEQRDAMLGSLTRDLHLARDVSLERLAKVTAGFVLGDLSAMLAEAGRAACRRLVFACPGRREEDLCSSGVTIQNQDILSALHTIQDIQSEAVGAPKIPNVRWEDVGGLQQVKKDILDTVQLPLQRPELLSLNLNRTGILLYGPPGTGKTLLAKAVATECSMTFLSVKGPELLNMYVGQSEENIREVFNRARSAAPCVVFFDELDSLAPSRGRSGDSGGVMDRVVSQLLAELDALPASARVFVIGATNRPDLLDQSLLRPGRFDKLVYVGINEDRSSQLQVLQAVLRNFHLAPDVNLLQVVERCPAHMSGADLYALCSDAMTAAIKRKISLINQGLDSEDSPVRLSVDDFAVALDGFHASVSQEELLRYKHLQRALTAASTLNGR from the exons ATGGCGGCGCAGGTAGAGTTGTTTTGCCTGGAGAGTTTCCCGTCTCGCTTCAGTCCACTTGATCTTCTAGTGTCAAAGTCTCAACTGGGTTTACTTTTCCACAATGACAACAACCCCTCGACCGTCGTCTTCACCCCGCGTCGGCCTTTCGGTGCCCGCAACTCCGCCATTTTACTGCGCGTTCAGTCTCTCAGCGAGAAGGAAGCGGTGAGCTTCGGGGGCTCCGGAGTCCCACGAGGCCGAGTGAGGCTCTTCGCCAGCGGCTTATTTCTGCGGCTCCACGGTCTCCAGGCGTCGGGGACCCGCGGCACGGTTCGGCATGTGTTGCCTGTGAGTCTGGACAGTGTGGTACTGGGAACCCGTAGCGGTCACTCTCTGGACCGGGACAACGCCTCCAGGCTCAACGCTGACCTGCTGGAACTGTGTCGGCCAGGACGCTGTCTTCTGGCCCGGCAAGGAGAACCGCTGGTCGGAGAGGAGCCAGGACAG ATGTCAGACTTGGTGGTGTTGTCCTGCAGTCCGGTCAAGCAGGGTCGCATCACCGCTGATACCACGGTGGTTCTGGCGGACTGCAACGACTGGTCGGATGTGCCACACTTGGCCCCGCCTCCCAAGACGCTCCAGCTGTGCGCCTCAGACTTTGCCCACGTTGCCGCCAGCCTGGGAAGCAGGTGGTCTCTCCTGGAGAAGCATCTGAGCTCAGGATCCCGTGGAGTCTGGCCGGAGCAGGAATGGCGGCTGGACGTGACCGTGATGGACACACAGAGATGTTTGGAGGACGGTTTCCACGGTGACGTGGACGGATGCCTGTTTGTGAACAGATATCTGCTTATCAAGTTGGGACTGTTTGATGGAGAGTGGGTCAAGCTGTGGTTAGCGGGCCGACCCGACAGATGGCGAGCGGCTGTGGTGACGTCACTGGACGCAGCCGCAGGAGGCACGCCAATCCATCATGGAGGTGCTGTCATATCAGAAACATTTTGGTTCAACCTGACCGCAGGAGACGAGACGAATGTGAGCTGCTGCAGCCTGAAATTGAAG AGGTGGCGGCGACCACAAGATGGCGTCGGTCGTTCTGACACCCGCTCGGCCAGGCCGCCATTCGCCAGCGAGCTTCACGTCCAGCCGGTGGCGTCGCCGTTCTCCAGGCAGCCATATTGCTACGACGACGTGCTGTCTGCACacttcagcagcagcagcag ACTGGTGTCGCCGGGAGACATCCTTGTGGTTCCAACCCGAAACCATCCAGACCTGCTGGAGAACCAGAACTCAGATTCATACCTGTTCAG CCCGGTGCTGTTCTTCAAAGTGCAGAAGGTGTGTCCTTCTACTGAGACAGATGAAGAAGTGGGAGGAGCTTTCCTGGCCAATAGACTGCACACATCCCTCTTCATG GGCTCACCTGTGAACAGCATGGTGCCGTGTGGCGCTGTGGGACTATGGAGCGGTCCACGTCCTGCGGGCCTGGACCAGACCGTGGACACCATCGCCCGCATCCTCCTCCCCCACCGCCACAG TCGCACTCTGCCGGCGTGCACGCTCCTTCTCCACGGCCCGGCAGGATGCGGTAAAGCGACGGCGGTCAGCGCGGCAAGCTGCAGGCTCCACCTCCACCTGCTCAAG GTCGACTGTGTGACCGTGTGCGGCGACACGCCTGCCGCCACTGAGGTCAAACTGATGTCACTCTTCCAGCGAGCcaacgctgtgcagccctgcgTTCTTCTGCTCAGGAACCTGCAGCTTCTTCTACGGCCTCGAGGGGGCACTGATGAGGTCAGCCGGGTCCAGGCAGCATTGGTCCAGATGCTGAAGAGCGCCCCTGGCAG agtCGCATTGGTGGCAACGGTCTGCAAACCCCAGGAGCTGTCCGCTGGCGTTATGGCGGCATTTGTCCACCAGGTGGCAATAGAGAGCCCCACCGAGGAGCAGCGTGACGCCATGCTGGGCTCTCTGACTCGAGACCTTCACCTGGCGAGGGACGTCAGCCTGGAGAGACTCGCCAAAGTCACTGCC GGCTTTGTGTTGGGCGACTTGAGCGCCATGTTGGCGGAGGCGGGCAGAGCAGCCTGCAGGCGACTTGTCTTCGCCTG CCCAGGTCGGCGGGAAGAGGATTTGTGCTCCAGCGGTGTGACCATCCAGAACCAGGACATCCTCTCGGCGCTGCACACCATTCAGGACATCCAGTCCGAGGCCGTTGGCGCCCCGAAG ATTCCTAACGTGCGCTGGGAAGACGTGGGCGGCCTCCAGCAGGTAAAGAAGGACATCCTGGACACAGTCCAACTTCCTCTGCAGCGTCCCGAGCTTTTGTCTCTCAACCTGAACCGAACCGGAATTCTCCTCTACGGACCGCCGGGAACTGGAAAAACTCTACTGGCTAAGGCTGTGGCCACAGAGTGCTCCATGACTTTCCTCAG TGTGAAAGGTCCAGAGCTCCTCAACATGTACGTGGGTCAGAGTGAAGAGAACATCAGGGAAG TGTTCAACAGAGCACGCTCGGCAGCGCCCTGTGTGGTCTTCTTCGATGAGTTGGACTCTCTGGCGCCCAGCAGGGGGCGCAGTGGGGACTCCGGCGGTGTGATGGACAG GGTGGTCTCCCAGCTGCTCGCGGAGCTCGACGCGCTGCCCGCTTCCGCCCGGGTTTTTGTGATCGGCGCCACGAACCGTCCCGACTTGCTGGACCAATCGCTGTTGCGGCCCGGAAG GTTTGACAAGCTCGTCTACGTCGGAATTAACGAAGACCGAAGCTCGCAGCTCCAAGTTCTCCAGGCCGTCCTCAGAAA CTTCCACCTGGCCCCCGATGTCAACCTGCTTCAGGTGGTGGAGCGCTGCCCCGCCCACATGAGCGGCGCCGACCTCTACGCTTTGTGTTCGGACGCCATGACGGCCGCCATCAAGAGAAAGATATCCCTCATCAACCAGG GTCTTGACTCGGAGGACTCGCCGGTCCGCCTCTCCGTGGACGACTTCGCCGTGGCGCTGGACGGCTTCCACGCATCGGTTTCACAAGAGGAACTGCTGAGATACAAACACCTTCAACGCGCGCTGACCGCAGCCTCCACGCTGAATGGCCGCTAA
- the pex6 gene encoding peroxisomal ATPase PEX6 isoform X1: MAAQVELFCLESFPSRFSPLDLLVSKSQLGLLFHNDNNPSTVVFTPRRPFGARNSAILLRVQSLSEKEAVSFGGSGVPRGRVRLFASGLFLRLHGLQASGTRGTVRHVLPVSLDSVVLGTRSGHSLDRDNASRLNADLLELCRPGRCLLARQGEPLVGEEPGQMSDLVVLSCSPVKQGRITADTTVVLADCNDWSDVPHLAPPPKTLQLCASDFAHVAASLGSRWSLLEKHLSSGSRGVWPEQEWRLDVTVMDTQRCLEDGFHGDVDGCLFVNRYLLIKLGLFDGEWVKLWLAGRPDRWRAAVVTSLDAAAGGTPIHHGGAVISETFWFNLTAGDETNVSCCSLKLKRWRRPQDGVGRSDTRSARPPFASELHVQPVASPFSRQPYCYDDVLSAHFSSSSRLVSPGDILVVPTRNHPDLLENQNSDSYLFSSPVLFFKVQKVCPSTETDEEVGGAFLANRLHTSLFMGSPVNSMVPCGAVGLWSGPRPAGLDQTVDTIARILLPHRHSRTLPACTLLLHGPAGCGKATAVSAASCRLHLHLLKVDCVTVCGDTPAATEVKLMSLFQRANAVQPCVLLLRNLQLLLRPRGGTDEVSRVQAALVQMLKSAPGRVALVATVCKPQELSAGVMAAFVHQVAIESPTEEQRDAMLGSLTRDLHLARDVSLERLAKVTAGFVLGDLSAMLAEAGRAACRRLVFACPGRREEDLCSSGVTIQNQDILSALHTIQDIQSEAVGAPKIPNVRWEDVGGLQQVKKDILDTVQLPLQRPELLSLNLNRTGILLYGPPGTGKTLLAKAVATECSMTFLSVKGPELLNMYVGQSEENIREVFNRARSAAPCVVFFDELDSLAPSRGRSGDSGGVMDRVVSQLLAELDALPASARVFVIGATNRPDLLDQSLLRPGRFDKLVYVGINEDRSSQLQVLQAVLRNFHLAPDVNLLQVVERCPAHMSGADLYALCSDAMTAAIKRKISLINQGLDSEDSPVRLSVDDFAVALDGFHASVSQEELLRYKHLQRALTAASTLNGR; encoded by the exons ATGGCGGCGCAGGTAGAGTTGTTTTGCCTGGAGAGTTTCCCGTCTCGCTTCAGTCCACTTGATCTTCTAGTGTCAAAGTCTCAACTGGGTTTACTTTTCCACAATGACAACAACCCCTCGACCGTCGTCTTCACCCCGCGTCGGCCTTTCGGTGCCCGCAACTCCGCCATTTTACTGCGCGTTCAGTCTCTCAGCGAGAAGGAAGCGGTGAGCTTCGGGGGCTCCGGAGTCCCACGAGGCCGAGTGAGGCTCTTCGCCAGCGGCTTATTTCTGCGGCTCCACGGTCTCCAGGCGTCGGGGACCCGCGGCACGGTTCGGCATGTGTTGCCTGTGAGTCTGGACAGTGTGGTACTGGGAACCCGTAGCGGTCACTCTCTGGACCGGGACAACGCCTCCAGGCTCAACGCTGACCTGCTGGAACTGTGTCGGCCAGGACGCTGTCTTCTGGCCCGGCAAGGAGAACCGCTGGTCGGAGAGGAGCCAGGACAG ATGTCAGACTTGGTGGTGTTGTCCTGCAGTCCGGTCAAGCAGGGTCGCATCACCGCTGATACCACGGTGGTTCTGGCGGACTGCAACGACTGGTCGGATGTGCCACACTTGGCCCCGCCTCCCAAGACGCTCCAGCTGTGCGCCTCAGACTTTGCCCACGTTGCCGCCAGCCTGGGAAGCAGGTGGTCTCTCCTGGAGAAGCATCTGAGCTCAGGATCCCGTGGAGTCTGGCCGGAGCAGGAATGGCGGCTGGACGTGACCGTGATGGACACACAGAGATGTTTGGAGGACGGTTTCCACGGTGACGTGGACGGATGCCTGTTTGTGAACAGATATCTGCTTATCAAGTTGGGACTGTTTGATGGAGAGTGGGTCAAGCTGTGGTTAGCGGGCCGACCCGACAGATGGCGAGCGGCTGTGGTGACGTCACTGGACGCAGCCGCAGGAGGCACGCCAATCCATCATGGAGGTGCTGTCATATCAGAAACATTTTGGTTCAACCTGACCGCAGGAGACGAGACGAATGTGAGCTGCTGCAGCCTGAAATTGAAG AGGTGGCGGCGACCACAAGATGGCGTCGGTCGTTCTGACACCCGCTCGGCCAGGCCGCCATTCGCCAGCGAGCTTCACGTCCAGCCGGTGGCGTCGCCGTTCTCCAGGCAGCCATATTGCTACGACGACGTGCTGTCTGCACacttcagcagcagcagcag ACTGGTGTCGCCGGGAGACATCCTTGTGGTTCCAACCCGAAACCATCCAGACCTGCTGGAGAACCAGAACTCAGATTCATACCTGTTCAG CAGCCCGGTGCTGTTCTTCAAAGTGCAGAAGGTGTGTCCTTCTACTGAGACAGATGAAGAAGTGGGAGGAGCTTTCCTGGCCAATAGACTGCACACATCCCTCTTCATG GGCTCACCTGTGAACAGCATGGTGCCGTGTGGCGCTGTGGGACTATGGAGCGGTCCACGTCCTGCGGGCCTGGACCAGACCGTGGACACCATCGCCCGCATCCTCCTCCCCCACCGCCACAG TCGCACTCTGCCGGCGTGCACGCTCCTTCTCCACGGCCCGGCAGGATGCGGTAAAGCGACGGCGGTCAGCGCGGCAAGCTGCAGGCTCCACCTCCACCTGCTCAAG GTCGACTGTGTGACCGTGTGCGGCGACACGCCTGCCGCCACTGAGGTCAAACTGATGTCACTCTTCCAGCGAGCcaacgctgtgcagccctgcgTTCTTCTGCTCAGGAACCTGCAGCTTCTTCTACGGCCTCGAGGGGGCACTGATGAGGTCAGCCGGGTCCAGGCAGCATTGGTCCAGATGCTGAAGAGCGCCCCTGGCAG agtCGCATTGGTGGCAACGGTCTGCAAACCCCAGGAGCTGTCCGCTGGCGTTATGGCGGCATTTGTCCACCAGGTGGCAATAGAGAGCCCCACCGAGGAGCAGCGTGACGCCATGCTGGGCTCTCTGACTCGAGACCTTCACCTGGCGAGGGACGTCAGCCTGGAGAGACTCGCCAAAGTCACTGCC GGCTTTGTGTTGGGCGACTTGAGCGCCATGTTGGCGGAGGCGGGCAGAGCAGCCTGCAGGCGACTTGTCTTCGCCTG CCCAGGTCGGCGGGAAGAGGATTTGTGCTCCAGCGGTGTGACCATCCAGAACCAGGACATCCTCTCGGCGCTGCACACCATTCAGGACATCCAGTCCGAGGCCGTTGGCGCCCCGAAG ATTCCTAACGTGCGCTGGGAAGACGTGGGCGGCCTCCAGCAGGTAAAGAAGGACATCCTGGACACAGTCCAACTTCCTCTGCAGCGTCCCGAGCTTTTGTCTCTCAACCTGAACCGAACCGGAATTCTCCTCTACGGACCGCCGGGAACTGGAAAAACTCTACTGGCTAAGGCTGTGGCCACAGAGTGCTCCATGACTTTCCTCAG TGTGAAAGGTCCAGAGCTCCTCAACATGTACGTGGGTCAGAGTGAAGAGAACATCAGGGAAG TGTTCAACAGAGCACGCTCGGCAGCGCCCTGTGTGGTCTTCTTCGATGAGTTGGACTCTCTGGCGCCCAGCAGGGGGCGCAGTGGGGACTCCGGCGGTGTGATGGACAG GGTGGTCTCCCAGCTGCTCGCGGAGCTCGACGCGCTGCCCGCTTCCGCCCGGGTTTTTGTGATCGGCGCCACGAACCGTCCCGACTTGCTGGACCAATCGCTGTTGCGGCCCGGAAG GTTTGACAAGCTCGTCTACGTCGGAATTAACGAAGACCGAAGCTCGCAGCTCCAAGTTCTCCAGGCCGTCCTCAGAAA CTTCCACCTGGCCCCCGATGTCAACCTGCTTCAGGTGGTGGAGCGCTGCCCCGCCCACATGAGCGGCGCCGACCTCTACGCTTTGTGTTCGGACGCCATGACGGCCGCCATCAAGAGAAAGATATCCCTCATCAACCAGG GTCTTGACTCGGAGGACTCGCCGGTCCGCCTCTCCGTGGACGACTTCGCCGTGGCGCTGGACGGCTTCCACGCATCGGTTTCACAAGAGGAACTGCTGAGATACAAACACCTTCAACGCGCGCTGACCGCAGCCTCCACGCTGAATGGCCGCTAA